GAGGGGACAATGGAATCAGTATAGGTCAACTAGTTCTCGGCGGACTTTATCACAATGGCTTCCTCCGGAAGGATATGATTTAGCCCAGCTATCCTTTACAGTAACCAATATCTAAATCCTCCCCCCACAATAGACCTTGTGTGGTGGTATGGCGTTGTTAGACAAGGAAATTAAGATGGAGCACGGGGCCGGCGGAGTAGTCATGGATGAATTCATTAGAAACGTAATATTGAATAAAATAGAATTAAAAAACTCGGGGGGAATAGGGCTCGACGAGCTCGATGACGGGGCGACTATTCCCCTAGGAGACAAGTATTTAGTTTTTACAATCGACGGCCATACAGTTAAACCATTATTCTTTCCAGGCGGAGATATAGGCAGGCTAGCTGTTAGTGGCACTGTCAATGATTTAGCGGTAATGGGTGGAAAACCCGTTGCCCTCTCAAACTCCATGATAATCCAAGAGGGCCTTGAAATTAGGGTTGTAGAAAAGATCCTTGAATCCATGAATAAAACTTCAAAGGAGGTTCCCGTTCCAATTATAACTGGAGATACCAAAGTCGTTGAAGAAAAAATAGGCTTGTACGTTATTACAGCAGGCATAGGGTTAGCTGAAAAACCTATCAGGGACTCGGGGGCAAAAATTGGTGACATTGTCATTATAAATGGCACCATAGGTGATCATGGAATTGCATTAATGAGTCATAGGGAGGGTATCTCCTTTGAAACAGAGCTAAAGAGCGATGTAGCACCTATATGGGATGTGGTTGAAGTTGTAGCAAACAGAATAGGATGGGAAAACATTCATGCGATGAAAGATCCTACAAGAGCTGGTTTAAGTAATTGCCTCAACGAGATTGCATCTAAGAGTAATGTAGGAATAATAGTAAAAGAAGAAGCTATACCCATTAAGCCAGAAGTTAGGGCTGCTAGTGAAATGCTCGGGATAAGCCCTTATGATGTGGCAAATGAGGGGAAAGTAGTATTTATCATAGAAAGGGAGTACGCGGAAGAAGCTTTGGATGCCATGAAGAAGCTGGAAAAGGGGAAAGATTCTGCTATTATAGGGGAGGTAACGGATGATTATAGGGGGAAAGTGGTATTGGAAACCGAGATCGGGGGTAAGAGGTTCCTCGAACCACCGGAAGGTGATCCTGTCCCGAGAATTTGTTGAGAGAGGTACGCAACATTAATACATGCTGAAAATTGTTCCACCAAGCCTGATCCTGGTTTTAATTATTCCCATTCTATTGTTGCTGGTGGTTTTGTTGTTATGTCGTATAGTACTCGTGTTACTTGTGGTAGTTGGCTTGTTATTTTGTGGGCTATTTCCCTGAGTATGGGGTATGGTATTTCTGGTATGTCTGCTGTCATGGCGTCTTTGCTTTCTACTATCCTGAGGATTATTACTGGTCCGTAGGCTCGTTTGTCTCCTTTTACTCCTGTTGCTTTTGTGTTTGGTAGTATGGCGAAGTATTGCCATAGGTTTTTGTGTAGGTTGTGTTTCTCGATTGTTTCCCTGAGTATTTGGTCTGCTTTTCGTAGTAGCTGTATTTTTTGCTTGGTTATTGGTCCTTCTATTCGGACTGCTAGTCCTGGGCCTGGTATTGGTTTTTTCTCTATGAGCTCTTTGGGGAATCCTTGGTTTTTGGCTATTCTGCGGACTTCGTCTTTGTATAGGTTTCTGAGTGGTTCTACGATGTGGAGATCTGTTACTGTGAGTCCTCCGACGTTGTGGTGTGTTTTTATCTTGTCTGCTCCTTTGCTGGCTCCGGACTCGATTATGTCCGGATAGATTGTTCCTTGTATTAGGTGTGTGGCGTTGTGTTCCACGGCTTTCTCGTGGAGTAGTTGGCTGTATATTTCCCCTGTTACTCTACGCTTTTCCTCCGGGTCTGCTTTGTCTTGGAGTGCTTGTAGGAAATGGTTTTCTGCTTCTATGATTTCCGGGTGTATGCCTATTGTTTCTAGGTGTTTGAGTGCTGTTTCCCGTTCTCCCATTGGTAGTAGGCCGGTGTCTATGAATACTGGGATTATTTTTGCTTGGGAGTGTTTTTGTGCTAGGTATGTTGCTAGGCTGCTGTCTATTCCCCCGCTTACTGCCGCGATCGCGGTTGCGTGTGGGGGTAGGTGGTTTTTGATGTAGTTCTTGATTTCCAGTAGTATGTTGGTGAGTGTCCATGTTCTCTTTGCTTTGGTTAGTTTGATGTAGTTGTCTAGGAGCTGCATGCCTGCTTGGGTGTGTGTTACCTCGGGGTGCCATTGTACTCCGATTATGTTGTCTCCCATGGTGAACATTGCTACTGGGCTTCCTGGTGTGGAGGCGTGGACCGTGGCTCCTGGGGGTGGGTGTGTTACTGCATCGTTGTGGCTCATCCATACTCTGAGTTTACGGGGTATGCCTTCTAGGATTGGGTGGATTCCGTGGATTTCGAGGGTTACTGGCCCGAATTCGGGGTTGGGTGATTTCTCGACGTGGCCTCCTAGTGTTTCTGCTAGTAGTTGGTGGCCGTAACAGATTCCTAGGACTGGGCGGCCTGTTTCCAGGATACAGGCTACTATTGATGTGTGGCTTGTCTGGTATACGCTTCCGGGTCCTCCGCTTAGGATGTATCCCTTGTAGCCTCCTAGGTCTATTGTGTTGTCTGGCTTGTGGATTTCTGCGAGGACTCCGTGTTCCCTTATTCTCCTCGCTATGAGGTGGGCGTATTGGCCGCCGAAGTCTATTACTGCTATTTTGTCATGCAATTCTTAGTCCCACGTGGATTGTTTGGTTATGGGTTTCTTGTTTGGAGGTATTTTTTGTTTCTCTACCGGTGTAGGATGTGGTGTGGTCCCCCGGAGGGGAGTTGAACCCCCGACCACCCGGTTTCTGCGCCCCTCTGGGTGTCTCACTACAGCCGGGCGCTCTGCCGCTGAGCTACCGGGGGATCCCTTGTTGGCTCTCGTTTCAGATTATTTGAACTCGCGGGGTTATAAAATATATGCCACCGGTGACAAGTATATTATCTTGGGGAGATGAAAGGGTTTGGCTATACCGCGGCTCGCTAGGAAGGAGCTTAAGCATAGGGAGACCGTTAAGGCCAGCACTACTACTGGGCTTGAGGCCTTCCTAGGCGAGCCTGGTGGCACTGTTGACTTGGAGATTTATGATATAGTGTTCGAGGGCCTTGTCGCCCAGGATCCTGGGGAGGAGGGTGTTTACCTGGTAGAGTCCGGGAGCAGGGTTAGGTTGACTGTTGGCGGTAGGGCTTACTGTAGGTGGCATACAGGGTCTTTGGATAGGAGGGATAATGTTCTGGAGAGGAGGTATTGTAATGTTACCGCGGACACTAAGGGAGGTTATTGTTTGAAGCATAGTAGGACTTACAGGGCTTTATATGACCGGTGCGTCGGTACAGGCGGCGAGTATGCTTTGGAGGCTTGCAGGAAGGTTGAGGAGAAGATTAAGATCCCCATGGGGCTGTACCTGGTTGACCGTGGGTTGGAGAAGTATAAGACAGGTGTATCGAGGAGCTGGAGGCTTGAGGATAGGATTGCCGAGCAGCCGCATGTTGTTGCTTCCATCCTATCGAGGGGGCTTGGGCTTGTTGAGTCACGTGAGCTTGAGATGAATCTTAGCCAGCATCATAATATTCAGCAGCTGACCAAGAGGACTGATCCTAAGACCGTGTTGGAGCATAACCCGGAGAAGAGGCTTCCACTGCTGTATGGTGTGGTTAAGTCTCTGGGGTTGACTGTTAAACCGGAGTTCCTCACTGTTAGGCCCCGATATGAGGAGTTGTGGGTTCGTGCTCCAGTGTTGAAGGAGCCTCCTGAGGGGGTTTTCAGGCTGGTTGATTACTGGGGCAGTTACTTGTTATTGGAGGGCGGCGAGGGATACGTCCTCCTACCGTTTAGGCTTATCCAGCACATAGACACTCTTACACAGTTGTCCTAATTAGAATATCGCTTCCGAATCTATTCCCTCGTTTAGTGTCATGAATGTTCTCTGAAACTTATATACTTTAAAGTACAGTACTTTAAAGTACAGTAGTTTGGTGTTCATCTTGCTATGCCGTTTCGTAGATAGAAAAGACGAGTTATCTGTTCTTAACCAAGCCTATAGGAGACGCCCAGAATTCATAGTAATATACGGTAGGAGGAGAACAGGCAAGACGAGGCTCGTACAGGAGTGGATTAAGTCACATAAAGTCAAGAACGTTTATTATCTCTCACAGTTAGCCAGCCACAAATACAATATATCACTTATGGCCCAGGTGGCATCGGAGCAACTAGGAGATCCTAGTCTAAAGGGGGTCAGGCCTGATAGACTATCAATACTACTATCCTTACTTTCCAGGTTAAACGTCGATGTAATAGTAATAGATGAGATTACATATTGGGTTAAATCGGATCCTATCGTTTTGAGCGAAATACAGGAATATGTAGACCAAGTGCTTACCAATACAAAGACTCTTCTAATACTCACTGGAAGCCTTCTTGGAGTATTGAAGGATGAAATCCTGGGAGGAGGTAGTCCTCTGTATGCGAGGTCTACGAATAGAATAATGCTCAAATCCTTGTCTTACGAGTATTTGAAGTGTTTTATCCCCCACTACAGGCCTGAGGACAGAGTGAGGTTATATAGCTTGGTAGGAGGAATACCATATTATACTTGTCTATTAGCTAGGGCGAAAACACTGAAACAAGCAGTTCAAATGTTGGTAAATCGGGATTCACCGTTAAGCCATGAGAAGGATTTACTGCTAAGAGAGGAATTCAGGGAACCAGCAACATACAATGCCATACTCTCAGCCCTTGCGAAGGGGTACAATACCCCGGGTAAAATATCGCAGGTAACAGGCATTACCCCCGGACTAGCTAACAAAGCTCTGCATGTTCTCGAATACCTGGAATTTGTTGAGCGTGACATACCTGTTTTCCGGAAGAAAGGAGTATACAGAATAAGAGATCCCATACTGAGAACATGGTATAGTCTTATAGAACCCGTAGAATCCCTAGTGGAATTAGGGCTAGAGAAACAAGCGTTAAACTATGTGCTTTCTAACATAGATATCCATACTTCCAAAACATGGGAAACACTTGTGAAAACCTATCTTACAAGGAAGTATGCACCTAAAGGATACATGCGGGTGGGTAGACTAGTTCATAGAAACGAAGAAGTAGATATTGCCCTCATTAACCCGAAAGAGGGGAAGGCCATAATAACAGAGGTTAAATGGAGCAAGCTTACGCCTAAAGAAATAGGGAAATTACGGTTCTTAACAAGGGAAAAAGCTAGCAAGCTACTTCCAGAGAAATATCAAGTAACAAAAACCTACATAGCAGTGAGAAAGGTGGAAGGCCGGGTTCCTAGCGACACGATAATGCCTGAAACAATAGATGAACTTGTGAATTGTTAGGAAGTAACATCCTTCTTCCTTACCTGTTATGATATCTTATTTAACTTATCCTCCAGTTCCTCGAGTACTTTTAGTTCTTGTATTACATCGATTCCTTCCACTCCGTCTATTTCACTGCCTTCATCTTCGTAGGAATCCTTGTATCTTAGTAGTCCGACCCATGATTTTTTCCCTAGTATACACTTGACGCAGTGCAGCTTGTTTACTTCTGCTCCACGCTCTAGTTCTGCTTCTATAACATACGCTTCCTCCACTTCCGAGTTCCTCTTCGCTACTAGTTTCTCGGCAATAACTGTGCCTCTGATTTTTGTTTTCTTTTCCACTATGACTGTTTCCCCTATTATAACGCCAGTATAGTTACCGCTTATTCTAGCCTCTCCAACATATAGTCTACCCGCTATTAAGGAGCCCCCTACAATTAGTTCTCCTATTACCCCCTTGCCTATCTTCCCTGATCCACCTATTGTAAACTCTCTTGCATTCAGTTTCCCCTGGACAACTATAGTACCGCCTATTTTTCCTGACCTAGTTTTTAAGCTGCCCTCTATATCTGCTGAGCCTCCTGTTTTGAACTCGCCTCTCACTGTCAGGTCTCCTTTTACTTTGAGGGAGCCTCCCACGTCAATGTTTTCGAATTCTATTGGACCTCCTAGGGAGACTGATCCTCCTACCTTCATTTCACTCAAGATTTGGACACCGTTTTCTAATTGGCATTATGCTTTAATTATTGAATCTAACAAATTGTGAGTATAAGGGAGGATACTTGGCCAACAGGTGTAGACATGATATAATAGCCAGCATATTAAAAGCAGCTATTGACGGCCCATTGAAACTTTCTCATCTAGCATTGAAGAGTAACTTACCGTATGATAGGGCTAGACCTATAGTTGGGGACCTGGTAAAGCATGGGCTTCTCTCTTACAATCCAGTGTCCAGGGTATATGCCCTAACTGAACTGGGATACCAGTGGTTTGCTATTTACCGGGAACTTGGGAATATCTATGATAAGATTAGGTTTTAGGTTGATGGTACATAGAATCTCCTGCCTTCAGGGTCTGTGAACTCCACTAGGTCTACATCGTATATTCTGCGTAGGAGTTCCCTCGAGTATACCTCCTCGGGTTTCCCCGTGGCATATACTTTGCCGTTTGAGATGACTGATGTTTGCTTGGAGAATGCTGATGCTATGTTTACGTCATGTGTTGTGAATATGAAAATTTTATCTTGTAGCCTGCTCGTTAGTAGGTTCATTGCTGTTACCGTCCATTTGAGGTCTAGGTGGCTTGTAGGTTCATCTATTAGGATTATTCTCCTGTCCGAAGCTGCTGCCGCGGCTAGGTATACTAGCCTTCTTTCCCCACTGCTTAAGGTTGAGAGGTCCCTGTAGAGGTGGTTGTCTGCTTGGAATTCCTCTAGTATATCCAGGACTCTCGTTATACCGGTTTCTCCGTAGAGGCCTTTTAGCCCTAGGGCTATTTGCAGGTAGTCGATTACCTTGAGCCCAGGGAAGACTCCTGGTTCCGCGGGTAAATAGTAAATTGACCTCCTAGGATCCAGTGTGCCCTCCATTAGTACTTTGCCTTTTGTAGGCTTGTATATTCCTGTTATCACTCTGAG
The sequence above is a segment of the Candidatus Tiamatella incendiivivens genome. Coding sequences within it:
- the hypE gene encoding hydrogenase expression/formation protein HypE, with product MLDKEIKMEHGAGGVVMDEFIRNVILNKIELKNSGGIGLDELDDGATIPLGDKYLVFTIDGHTVKPLFFPGGDIGRLAVSGTVNDLAVMGGKPVALSNSMIIQEGLEIRVVEKILESMNKTSKEVPVPIITGDTKVVEEKIGLYVITAGIGLAEKPIRDSGAKIGDIVIINGTIGDHGIALMSHREGISFETELKSDVAPIWDVVEVVANRIGWENIHAMKDPTRAGLSNCLNEIASKSNVGIIVKEEAIPIKPEVRAASEMLGISPYDVANEGKVVFIIEREYAEEALDAMKKLEKGKDSAIIGEVTDDYRGKVVLETEIGGKRFLEPPEGDPVPRIC
- a CDS encoding ABC transporter ATP-binding protein gives rise to the protein MKLTVEDITLEINHKRILENVNLEATLGTPHSIIGPNGSGKTSLLRVITGIYKPTKGKVLMEGTLDPRRSIYYLPAEPGVFPGLKVIDYLQIALGLKGLYGETGITRVLDILEEFQADNHLYRDLSTLSSGERRLVYLAAAAASDRRIILIDEPTSHLDLKWTVTAMNLLTSRLQDKIFIFTTHDVNIASAFSKQTSVISNGKVYATGKPEEVYSRELLRRIYDVDLVEFTDPEGRRFYVPST
- a CDS encoding ATP-binding protein codes for the protein MLCRFVDRKDELSVLNQAYRRRPEFIVIYGRRRTGKTRLVQEWIKSHKVKNVYYLSQLASHKYNISLMAQVASEQLGDPSLKGVRPDRLSILLSLLSRLNVDVIVIDEITYWVKSDPIVLSEIQEYVDQVLTNTKTLLILTGSLLGVLKDEILGGGSPLYARSTNRIMLKSLSYEYLKCFIPHYRPEDRVRLYSLVGGIPYYTCLLARAKTLKQAVQMLVNRDSPLSHEKDLLLREEFREPATYNAILSALAKGYNTPGKISQVTGITPGLANKALHVLEYLEFVERDIPVFRKKGVYRIRDPILRTWYSLIEPVESLVELGLEKQALNYVLSNIDIHTSKTWETLVKTYLTRKYAPKGYMRVGRLVHRNEEVDIALINPKEGKAIITEVKWSKLTPKEIGKLRFLTREKASKLLPEKYQVTKTYIAVRKVEGRVPSDTIMPETIDELVNC
- the guaA gene encoding glutamine-hydrolyzing GMP synthase, which gives rise to MHDKIAVIDFGGQYAHLIARRIREHGVLAEIHKPDNTIDLGGYKGYILSGGPGSVYQTSHTSIVACILETGRPVLGICYGHQLLAETLGGHVEKSPNPEFGPVTLEIHGIHPILEGIPRKLRVWMSHNDAVTHPPPGATVHASTPGSPVAMFTMGDNIIGVQWHPEVTHTQAGMQLLDNYIKLTKAKRTWTLTNILLEIKNYIKNHLPPHATAIAAVSGGIDSSLATYLAQKHSQAKIIPVFIDTGLLPMGERETALKHLETIGIHPEIIEAENHFLQALQDKADPEEKRRVTGEIYSQLLHEKAVEHNATHLIQGTIYPDIIESGASKGADKIKTHHNVGGLTVTDLHIVEPLRNLYKDEVRRIAKNQGFPKELIEKKPIPGPGLAVRIEGPITKQKIQLLRKADQILRETIEKHNLHKNLWQYFAILPNTKATGVKGDKRAYGPVIILRIVESKDAMTADIPEIPYPILREIAHKITSQLPQVTRVLYDITTKPPATIEWE